A portion of the Bacteroides faecium genome contains these proteins:
- the recR gene encoding recombination mediator RecR, with product MNQQYPSVLLEKAVGEFSKLPGIGRKTAMRLVLHLLRQDSATVEAFGSSIITLKREVKYCKVCHNISDTETCQICANPQRDASTVCVVENIRDVMAVEATQQYRGLYHVLGGVISPMDGVGPSDLQIESLVQRVSEGGIKEVILALSTTMEGDTTNFYIYRKLDKLGVKLSVIARGISVGDELEYADEVTLGRSIVNRTVFTGTI from the coding sequence ATGAACCAACAATATCCTTCCGTACTGCTTGAAAAGGCAGTCGGCGAATTTTCAAAACTTCCGGGCATCGGGCGTAAGACGGCTATGCGGCTTGTCCTGCATCTGCTCCGCCAGGATTCGGCTACTGTGGAAGCGTTCGGAAGTTCCATTATCACCCTGAAACGTGAGGTGAAATATTGCAAAGTATGCCATAATATATCCGATACCGAAACTTGTCAGATTTGCGCCAATCCGCAACGGGACGCATCTACTGTTTGTGTGGTGGAAAATATCCGTGACGTGATGGCGGTAGAAGCAACCCAGCAATACAGGGGGCTGTATCATGTCCTGGGCGGCGTCATTTCTCCGATGGATGGGGTAGGGCCGAGCGACCTGCAAATTGAGAGTCTCGTGCAACGAGTATCCGAAGGGGGCATCAAAGAAGTTATCCTGGCCTTGAGTACTACAATGGAAGGGGATACCACGAACTTTTATATCTACCGCAAACTGGATAAACTGGGAGTCAAACTGAGTGTGATTGCCCGGGGTATATCCGTTGGCGACGAACTGGAATATGCCGATGAGGTAACTTTGGGACGTAGCATTGTGAACCGTACCGTTTTCACCGGAACTATATAA
- a CDS encoding GNAT family N-acetyltransferase, whose translation MRASFLMNDRIYLRAVEPEDMDIMYEMENDPSMWDISNFTVPYSRYVLRQYIEGSQCDVFADKQLRLMIVGKADHRILGTIDITDFVPLHSRGEVGIAIHKDYRQQGYATDALKLLCEYAFDFLSLNQLYAHVAVDNEVCMKLFTSCGFVQCGLLKNWLQVEGCYKDAALLQCLNPKK comes from the coding sequence ATGAGAGCATCTTTCTTAATGAACGACCGCATCTATCTCCGTGCAGTAGAGCCGGAAGATATGGATATTATGTACGAGATGGAGAATGATCCTTCGATGTGGGATATCAGTAACTTTACAGTTCCTTATTCCCGCTACGTGCTGCGCCAGTATATCGAGGGATCGCAATGCGATGTATTTGCAGATAAGCAGCTTCGTCTGATGATTGTCGGCAAAGCCGATCATCGCATACTTGGTACGATTGATATTACGGATTTTGTTCCGCTCCATTCACGTGGAGAAGTGGGAATTGCCATTCATAAAGACTATCGCCAACAAGGATATGCCACCGATGCATTGAAGTTACTTTGCGAATATGCTTTTGATTTCCTGTCTTTGAATCAGCTTTATGCACACGTGGCAGTAGACAACGAAGTCTGTATGAAACTATTTACATCTTGTGGTTTCGTTCAATGCGGATTATTAAAGAATTGGCTGCAGGTGGAAGGTTGCTACAAGGATGCGGCGCTTCTTCAGTGTCTGAATCCTAAGAAATAA
- a CDS encoding YqgE/AlgH family protein, whose product MNIDLDIFKIQSNNVLPSRGKILISEPFLRDATFGRSVILLVDHTDEGSMGLVINKQLPLLLNDIIMEFKYLDEIPLYKGGPVATDTLFYLHTLAEVPGSISISKGLYLNGNFDEIKKYILQGNEINEHIRFFLGYSGWESDQLYNEIKENTWLVSEEEKSYLMKDNTKEMWRKALEKLGSKYETWSRFPQVPTFN is encoded by the coding sequence ATGAACATAGACCTTGATATATTTAAGATTCAATCGAATAATGTGCTTCCGTCAAGAGGAAAGATTTTAATATCCGAACCTTTTTTACGCGACGCGACATTCGGCAGGTCTGTAATATTGCTGGTCGATCATACGGATGAAGGTAGTATGGGGCTGGTTATCAACAAGCAATTGCCACTTCTACTTAATGATATTATCATGGAATTCAAGTATCTCGATGAGATTCCTTTATATAAAGGCGGGCCTGTTGCCACCGATACCTTATTTTATCTTCATACATTAGCAGAAGTTCCCGGTTCTATCTCTATCAGCAAAGGTCTTTACCTGAATGGAAACTTTGACGAAATAAAGAAATACATATTGCAGGGGAATGAAATAAATGAACACATTCGTTTCTTCCTGGGGTATTCCGGTTGGGAAAGCGATCAATTATACAATGAGATTAAAGAGAACACATGGCTGGTTTCTGAAGAAGAGAAGTCTTATCTGATGAAAGATAACACCAAAGAAATGTGGCGGAAAGCCTTGGAGAAACTAGGCAGCAAGTATGAAACGTGGTCACGCTTCCCACAAGTGCCTACTTTCAACTAA
- a CDS encoding pyridoxal phosphate-dependent aminotransferase produces MKNTPIERHLIDETINEFQIVDFSKATIREVKAIASKAEAASGVEFIKMEMGVPGLPPSAVGVKAEIEALQKGIASLYPDINGLPELKKEASNFIKAFINVDLSPEGCVPVTGSMQGTFASFLTCSQCDEKKDTILFIDPGFPVQKQQLVVMGQKYETFDVYDYRGEKLREKLESYLKKGNISAIIYSNPNNPSWICLKDEELRIIGELATQYDVIVLEDLAYFAMDFRQNLSKPYQAPFQPSVAHYTDNYVLLISGSKAFSYAGQRIGVSCISDKLYHRSYPGLTKRYGGGTFGTVFIHRVLYALSSGTSHSAQFAMAAMLKAANEGQYNFLDEVKIYGERAKKLKDIFLRHGFHLVYDNDLGDPIADGFYFTIGYPGMTSGELAKELMYYGVSAISLVTTGSHQEGLRACTSFIKDHQYAQLDERMKLFAENHPVG; encoded by the coding sequence ATGAAAAATACACCAATTGAGCGACATCTGATTGATGAAACCATCAATGAGTTTCAAATTGTCGATTTTTCTAAGGCGACTATTCGGGAAGTGAAAGCTATTGCTTCAAAAGCGGAAGCAGCATCGGGAGTGGAATTTATCAAGATGGAAATGGGGGTTCCGGGACTTCCGCCATCCGCTGTAGGAGTCAAAGCTGAGATTGAGGCATTGCAGAAGGGTATTGCCAGCTTATATCCTGATATCAACGGGTTGCCGGAGCTAAAAAAGGAAGCTTCCAACTTTATCAAGGCGTTTATTAATGTAGACTTGAGCCCGGAAGGATGTGTACCCGTGACAGGTTCCATGCAAGGAACATTCGCTTCTTTCCTTACTTGCAGCCAATGTGATGAAAAGAAAGATACCATTCTGTTTATTGATCCGGGCTTTCCGGTGCAGAAGCAGCAGTTGGTAGTGATGGGACAGAAATATGAGACGTTTGATGTATATGACTATCGGGGTGAAAAGCTAAGGGAAAAACTGGAAAGCTATCTGAAGAAAGGAAATATATCGGCGATTATCTATTCGAATCCGAATAATCCCAGTTGGATTTGTCTGAAAGACGAGGAATTGAGAATCATCGGTGAGTTGGCTACACAATATGATGTAATCGTTTTGGAAGATTTGGCCTATTTTGCCATGGATTTCCGTCAGAACTTGAGTAAGCCGTATCAGGCACCGTTCCAGCCATCGGTTGCCCACTATACAGATAATTATGTATTGCTGATTTCCGGTTCCAAAGCATTCAGTTATGCCGGACAGCGCATCGGCGTGAGCTGTATTTCAGATAAGCTGTACCACCGGAGTTATCCGGGACTGACCAAGCGTTATGGCGGCGGTACATTCGGCACTGTCTTTATCCACCGGGTACTTTATGCGCTTTCTTCAGGAACAAGTCATTCTGCACAATTCGCCATGGCCGCGATGTTGAAAGCTGCCAATGAGGGACAATACAACTTCCTCGACGAAGTGAAGATATATGGTGAAAGAGCGAAGAAGTTAAAAGATATTTTCCTTCGTCATGGATTCCATTTGGTATATGACAACGATTTGGGCGACCCGATTGCAGATGGATTTTATTTTACCATCGGATATCCGGGGATGACTAGCGGTGAATTGGCCAAGGAATTAATGTATTATGGTGTAAGCGCCATCTCGCTAGTTACCACAGGAAGCCATCAGGAAGGTCTGCGGGCATGTACCTCTTTTATTAAAGACCATCAATACGCACAGCTTGACGAAAGGATGAAACTATTTGCAGAAAATCATCCGGTAGGCTGA
- a CDS encoding GNAT family N-acetyltransferase — MVSSSIGNVVVDANYRNLGIGKYLIRTMEQT; from the coding sequence ATAGTTTCTTCTTCGATAGGAAATGTAGTGGTAGATGCCAACTATCGAAATTTAGGAATCGGCAAATACCTAATTCGAACAATGGAGCAAACATAA
- a CDS encoding fimbrillin family protein yields the protein MKIHNHIIPKAIRRHSIRLWLATAITMTATLAALTGCSADNEPENPTGGDGTSVTFGATIAAREGHDNGNAPTSRAIPDGTFEEGDWILVHIDGERKVFVYRTADGGFVHDPSISSLNIDPTPPEWKSGETGKDVLAYGPTGVIMYDVNEGYVFQCAVAKDQSKDKDYEGRDYVYAAQSLDRGNPALTFRHGMTRVVVRLRPGGSLTSEEVAGASVLLGDKNIFLVADIDPQTGTLTAHVPTGGNQLQPQTVTPHRCAATPAGYAVAYEALLPPQDVSGKLFISARLSNGTELGYAAESGSMLEGGHEYIYNVTVEENRLVVTVTDSDVPWQDGILTTTIDGKEFRLIRTAEDLARFARDVNGDGVTSGSGKTDLNALQVADIDLQELAGSKDAALRALAADWVPIGNDSYTGIYCGNGYTISGLRITTNHSYNGFFGSVNSPALLTGIHLRDVQITGTIGRYTGGLAGLVRSAAVTLCSAEGAIEVTGSTDSNDAALVGGLVGYVNSCSINRCHTTVNIKVDVTLTNLVHVGGIAGWCICSYGNNILFACRADGDVSLTGTGTTTFSMPLCAGGIAGYNGSNDNRSYKIDIYACQATGDVTVTHTGTKAVNAYAGGLVGYNSVLGDLEYSYARGTATATTGGNIPGFAGAIVGYSSGTSTVRKCFGAGAGGKGTSGLEAENHNIAYNTTPLKGEIKETVADSWWGYNFSTTIYDASATPAYGISIVERVFDHSVWNNGEDLWPAPYMEWNGENK from the coding sequence ATGAAGATACACAACCATATCATCCCGAAAGCCATCCGGCGGCACAGCATCCGCCTGTGGCTTGCCACGGCGATAACGATGACGGCAACGCTGGCAGCCCTCACCGGGTGCAGCGCGGACAACGAGCCGGAAAACCCTACCGGCGGCGACGGCACCTCCGTCACCTTCGGCGCCACCATCGCCGCACGCGAAGGGCACGACAACGGCAATGCTCCCACTTCACGTGCCATCCCCGACGGAACCTTCGAGGAAGGCGACTGGATTCTCGTCCACATAGACGGCGAGCGGAAAGTCTTCGTTTACCGCACAGCCGACGGCGGCTTTGTACATGACCCCAGTATTTCCAGCCTGAACATCGACCCCACACCTCCTGAGTGGAAAAGCGGGGAAACCGGAAAAGATGTCCTTGCTTACGGGCCCACAGGAGTTATCATGTATGATGTCAATGAAGGATATGTTTTTCAATGTGCTGTCGCCAAAGACCAGAGTAAAGATAAAGATTATGAAGGACGTGATTACGTCTATGCCGCACAGTCGCTCGACCGCGGCAACCCCGCACTCACTTTCCGCCACGGCATGACGCGCGTCGTCGTCCGCCTCCGCCCCGGTGGCTCCCTCACCAGCGAGGAAGTGGCAGGTGCCTCCGTGCTGCTGGGCGACAAGAATATCTTCCTAGTAGCGGACATCGACCCCCAGACCGGGACATTGACAGCCCATGTCCCTACCGGAGGGAATCAGTTGCAACCGCAAACCGTCACCCCTCACCGTTGTGCCGCCACCCCCGCGGGCTACGCTGTGGCCTACGAAGCCCTGCTGCCCCCGCAGGACGTGAGCGGCAAACTCTTCATCAGTGCCCGGCTCTCCAACGGCACTGAACTGGGGTATGCGGCGGAGAGCGGCAGCATGCTGGAAGGCGGACACGAATACATCTACAACGTGACCGTCGAGGAAAACCGCCTGGTAGTGACGGTGACCGACAGCGACGTGCCCTGGCAGGACGGCATCCTGACCACGACGATCGACGGCAAGGAGTTCCGCCTGATACGCACCGCGGAAGACCTCGCACGCTTTGCCCGCGATGTGAATGGCGACGGAGTGACGTCGGGCTCGGGAAAGACTGACCTCAACGCCCTGCAAGTGGCGGATATCGACTTGCAGGAACTGGCCGGGTCTAAAGATGCCGCGCTGCGGGCGCTGGCGGCGGACTGGGTGCCGATAGGCAACGACAGCTACACAGGCATTTATTGCGGCAACGGCTATACTATCTCGGGGCTGCGTATCACGACCAACCACAGTTATAACGGTTTCTTCGGCTCTGTCAACTCGCCTGCCCTGCTGACGGGTATCCACCTGCGGGATGTGCAGATAACGGGCACGATCGGCAGATACACTGGCGGGCTCGCCGGCCTGGTCAGAAGCGCAGCGGTGACCCTTTGCTCGGCGGAGGGGGCAATAGAAGTCACCGGCTCCACCGATTCCAACGATGCCGCTTTGGTCGGTGGGCTGGTGGGCTATGTTAATAGCTGTTCCATCAACCGTTGCCATACGACGGTAAACATCAAGGTGGATGTGACGCTGACAAACCTCGTCCATGTGGGAGGAATCGCAGGATGGTGTATCTGCAGCTATGGTAATAACATCCTCTTTGCCTGCCGGGCCGATGGCGACGTAAGCCTAACCGGGACGGGGACGACGACCTTCTCGATGCCCCTCTGCGCCGGAGGGATAGCCGGATACAACGGAAGCAACGATAACAGATCATACAAAATCGATATCTATGCGTGCCAGGCAACGGGCGACGTCACGGTCACCCATACGGGCACGAAGGCCGTGAACGCCTATGCTGGCGGACTGGTGGGGTATAACAGCGTTTTGGGAGACCTCGAATATAGCTACGCCCGGGGCACTGCTACGGCTACGACGGGAGGCAACATACCCGGGTTTGCCGGTGCCATTGTCGGCTATAGCAGCGGAACGAGCACCGTAAGGAAATGTTTCGGTGCGGGAGCCGGAGGCAAAGGGACATCGGGGCTGGAGGCAGAGAATCATAATATTGCCTATAATACAACGCCGTTAAAGGGGGAGATAAAAGAGACAGTAGCTGATAGTTGGTGGGGCTATAATTTCTCCACCACCATCTACGATGCCTCCGCCACGCCCGCCTACGGCATCAGCATAGTTGAAAGGGTGTTTGACCACTCTGTCTGGAACAACGGCGAAGACCTCTGGCCCGCTCCCTATATGGAGTGGAACGGCGAGAATAAGTAG
- a CDS encoding fimbrillin family protein, whose protein sequence is MKQFTSTRLFAVTSVVAVLLAAGCSEENNEPVGNASNAVIVTASIGKADNVTSTRASNTVWDADDCIGISTSSAKGKTNYINIQYKTDGSVFNPVSGAAGEDNTIYFQDTSPTEFTAYYPYEGVNGTKPGSNGVITKKLTVADQSTANLPAIDYLWARQTAQSSNPKVDFQFSHRMSRIILNFKAGAGTVLPTDGLTYTLTGLATEGTFNTVTGEAQATGTTSTLEKLPTITTAGQPTGTAILWPQPASSVRLQLTLNGTTFGAALTFPSATAGEALAPSTSYTFNVNVERTGIEISKADIKDWTDGGSKDITLQEARTLTYDANGGTGTVNSSKVLEGATTTLNDGTALTPPTGKTFAGWNTLPEGGGEFYAKNSKLTMPAGNLTLYALWSGDGSSESNPVLITDVQGMKDIGASDENRRKHYRLCKDLVLDNWEAIHYYSGGSNSEPFLGTFDGGGHTLTLNGVKGIRTVFGKLSNASNYFFSLFANIDGGEVRRLRVDGEITVDGTDENVYYYVGGICGYSYAGTVTDCISDVTVTATGKMNVLYAGGIAGFNDKGRIFNCYATGEIESTATAEDVDLGGIAGYNGLRIANCAALNSNISGEDGQNKTRIHRITGNSNGFIVNNYASATLTAFGDKGLDKLDGEDCDAKPAASWWMGQGRWADSYQRPDGYTDIFTPWDFATIWEVTDGNLPVLHRK, encoded by the coding sequence ATGAAACAATTCACATCAACCCGGCTTTTCGCTGTCACGTCCGTGGTAGCAGTCCTGCTCGCCGCAGGATGTAGCGAGGAGAACAATGAACCCGTCGGCAACGCCTCGAACGCTGTCATTGTCACCGCCTCTATCGGTAAGGCAGACAACGTGACATCCACCCGCGCCTCAAATACGGTATGGGATGCCGACGACTGTATCGGAATTTCCACCTCTTCCGCGAAGGGAAAAACAAACTATATCAATATCCAATACAAAACCGACGGCAGTGTTTTCAACCCCGTATCCGGTGCGGCGGGCGAAGACAACACCATCTACTTTCAGGATACGTCCCCGACAGAGTTCACCGCTTATTACCCCTACGAGGGTGTGAACGGCACCAAGCCCGGCAGCAACGGCGTCATCACAAAAAAACTTACCGTTGCCGACCAGAGCACGGCAAACCTGCCCGCCATCGACTATCTCTGGGCGCGGCAAACAGCCCAAAGCAGCAACCCGAAGGTCGATTTCCAGTTTTCACACCGCATGAGCCGCATCATCCTGAACTTCAAGGCAGGTGCCGGAACAGTACTCCCAACGGACGGGCTGACCTACACCCTCACCGGACTGGCAACGGAAGGAACTTTCAACACCGTCACCGGTGAAGCCCAAGCCACGGGCACGACGTCCACCCTCGAAAAACTGCCCACCATAACCACCGCGGGACAGCCCACAGGCACCGCCATCCTCTGGCCGCAACCAGCAAGCTCCGTGCGCCTGCAACTGACGCTGAACGGCACCACCTTCGGCGCCGCGCTCACTTTCCCATCCGCCACGGCGGGCGAAGCCCTTGCCCCCTCCACCTCCTATACCTTTAATGTAAACGTGGAGCGCACTGGCATCGAAATCAGCAAAGCCGATATTAAAGACTGGACGGACGGCGGCAGCAAGGACATCACCCTGCAGGAAGCCCGCACCCTGACCTACGACGCCAACGGCGGCACGGGCACGGTGAACAGCTCCAAAGTTCTTGAAGGCGCCACGACAACCCTGAACGACGGCACCGCCCTGACGCCTCCAACCGGCAAAACCTTCGCGGGATGGAACACCCTGCCCGAAGGCGGCGGCGAGTTTTATGCCAAAAACAGCAAGCTGACGATGCCTGCCGGAAACCTCACCCTCTATGCCCTGTGGTCGGGCGATGGCTCTTCGGAAAGCAACCCTGTTCTTATCACGGATGTGCAGGGGATGAAGGACATCGGGGCGAGTGACGAAAATAGAAGGAAGCATTACCGCCTTTGCAAGGATTTGGTGCTTGATAACTGGGAGGCTATCCATTACTACAGTGGAGGCAGCAATAGTGAGCCTTTCTTGGGAACATTCGATGGCGGAGGGCATACCCTTACCCTCAATGGGGTGAAGGGGATACGGACAGTATTCGGTAAGCTCAGCAACGCCAGCAATTACTTTTTTTCTCTCTTTGCCAATATTGATGGGGGAGAAGTGCGCCGCCTGCGGGTGGACGGGGAGATAACGGTGGACGGCACCGATGAAAACGTATATTACTACGTGGGAGGAATCTGCGGGTATAGCTACGCCGGCACCGTCACCGATTGCATCTCCGACGTCACGGTGACTGCGACGGGAAAGATGAACGTCCTTTATGCCGGAGGCATCGCAGGATTTAATGATAAGGGGAGAATCTTCAATTGTTATGCCACCGGAGAGATAGAAAGCACGGCTACTGCCGAAGACGTGGATTTGGGAGGCATCGCAGGATATAACGGCTTGCGTATAGCCAACTGTGCCGCACTCAACAGCAACATATCAGGCGAGGATGGGCAGAATAAGACCCGCATCCACCGCATTACAGGAAACAGCAACGGTTTCATAGTCAACAACTATGCCTCGGCAACGCTGACCGCTTTCGGAGATAAAGGACTCGATAAACTGGACGGCGAGGACTGCGATGCCAAGCCTGCCGCCTCATGGTGGATGGGACAGGGAAGATGGGCGGATAGCTACCAACGTCCCGATGGCTACACCGACATCTTCACCCCCTGGGATTTCGCCACCATCTGGGAAGTCACCGACGGCAACCTGCCCGTGCTCCACCGCAAGTAG
- a CDS encoding DUF3575 domain-containing protein: protein MKHLHKILSVLLLWGVSLTGISPARASETTAADTVVTFRFLPGENMFTRAGNEAELERLYGLIDCHKAEITEGKIPVQVDGYCASLPTAKENLHTAFIRANRVKSELITRKGLKETDFVTANYARAYHNNKDIVVVTLRIPAKTVVEPQPAKEEVKQEEPAPQEVTVKKKEEPVAEKQPEANGNVERQPAPVAERLPSEPEQLYRFAVRTNVLYDAMLLPTLGVEWRVNRDLGVKLDGSLSWWGGEHGKVQKIWMLSPEVRWYLLHDKRFYAGVSGNYGEYNVYKYMLGGVLSKDTGYQGKCWNVGLTLGYQLYLSRTFSVDFNLGLGYTRSEYDSYGVTDGVRVYKERNNSKHFWGPTRAGISLVWTIGSK from the coding sequence ATGAAACATTTACACAAAATTCTATCAGTTCTCTTGCTTTGGGGAGTTTCGCTCACCGGAATTTCCCCTGCACGGGCATCTGAAACTACTGCGGCGGATACGGTTGTCACCTTCCGTTTTCTTCCGGGTGAGAACATGTTTACCCGTGCGGGTAACGAAGCGGAACTGGAACGGCTCTATGGGTTGATTGACTGTCACAAAGCAGAGATTACAGAAGGCAAAATACCCGTGCAGGTGGATGGCTACTGCGCTTCGCTGCCAACCGCCAAAGAGAATCTGCACACGGCATTTATTCGTGCCAACAGAGTGAAATCGGAACTTATCACCCGGAAAGGACTGAAAGAAACGGATTTCGTCACGGCCAATTACGCGCGTGCGTACCATAATAATAAGGATATAGTGGTAGTGACGCTCCGCATTCCGGCCAAAACCGTCGTGGAACCGCAACCGGCTAAAGAAGAAGTAAAGCAGGAAGAACCCGCACCGCAAGAGGTAACCGTGAAGAAAAAGGAAGAACCCGTGGCGGAGAAGCAACCTGAAGCCAACGGGAACGTGGAACGACAGCCCGCACCCGTCGCGGAGCGATTGCCGTCAGAACCGGAACAACTCTACCGTTTTGCCGTGCGCACGAACGTGTTGTATGACGCCATGCTGCTTCCCACGCTCGGCGTGGAATGGCGGGTAAACCGTGATCTGGGCGTGAAGCTGGACGGCAGCCTTTCGTGGTGGGGCGGTGAGCACGGCAAGGTACAGAAGATATGGATGCTCTCGCCCGAAGTGCGATGGTACCTGCTGCACGACAAACGCTTTTATGCAGGGGTATCAGGCAACTATGGCGAATACAATGTATATAAGTATATGCTGGGCGGTGTCCTATCCAAAGATACCGGTTATCAGGGGAAGTGCTGGAATGTAGGACTAACTTTAGGCTACCAGCTCTATCTGTCCCGTACCTTTTCCGTTGACTTCAATCTCGGTTTGGGATATACCCGGTCTGAATACGACAGTTACGGCGTGACCGACGGCGTGCGTGTCTATAAGGAACGGAACAATAGTAAGCACTTCTGGGGACCCACGCGGGCAGGAATCAGCCTCGTGTGGACTATCGGCAGCAAATAA
- a CDS encoding AraC family transcriptional regulator — translation MDISATYITAIIPLIPFFSAIASGILVTFSLQDCLKREERRLKRIVLFYFSISGIGWFVTLCYAFSPVLFTWLNIACLLSFILPAIFFFRIIRFLTRLGKPENFSMLHYLLPGILVIVTLVWSFFVPFSVQLEIVTGKAEIYPAGYEGFTRFYTLKPLFRVIFGLTYYLLAIGVLAGYYKRATGNKAIVHKPANWVLFLVGISLASLFSSVLPTFIMKRVEFYSSIWTLIVALSIAMQHVLLAYHIMRRDYVPYIITEKAPKQPKVIKEHAQQIEEQTVEIKEKAPRKQHSGKLNRRTFESFIRNEKPYLNPDYKITNLVEDMDINRTALSAFINRTYGMNFNRYLNRLRLKELEKLRSQPAGKGKSISSLLDKVGFKDFRNYSRAAAAEKKAAEQKGGAGKKKGDTE, via the coding sequence ATGGATATTTCAGCGACATATATAACTGCGATAATACCTCTTATTCCATTCTTTTCGGCTATTGCCAGCGGAATATTGGTTACTTTCTCGCTGCAAGACTGTCTGAAACGGGAAGAAAGAAGATTAAAAAGAATTGTTCTCTTTTATTTTTCCATATCGGGCATCGGGTGGTTTGTAACACTTTGTTACGCATTCAGCCCGGTGCTGTTCACTTGGTTGAATATCGCGTGTCTCTTGTCTTTTATTTTACCTGCCATCTTCTTTTTTCGGATTATCCGCTTTCTTACCCGGCTCGGAAAGCCGGAAAACTTTTCCATGCTCCATTACTTATTGCCCGGCATACTGGTAATAGTTACGTTGGTATGGTCATTCTTTGTACCTTTCAGCGTACAGCTTGAAATCGTTACGGGGAAAGCTGAAATTTATCCTGCCGGATATGAGGGCTTTACCCGCTTTTATACACTAAAGCCTTTGTTCCGGGTCATTTTCGGGCTAACATATTATCTGCTTGCCATCGGGGTGTTAGCCGGTTATTATAAAAGGGCCACAGGAAATAAGGCGATTGTGCACAAACCTGCAAACTGGGTCTTGTTTCTTGTCGGAATATCTCTGGCATCGCTGTTTTCGTCTGTATTGCCCACCTTCATCATGAAGCGCGTGGAGTTCTACTCTTCTATATGGACGCTGATAGTGGCATTAAGCATTGCCATGCAGCATGTCTTGCTCGCGTACCACATCATGCGCCGGGATTATGTACCTTATATTATTACTGAAAAAGCACCCAAACAACCCAAAGTAATAAAGGAACATGCGCAACAAATAGAAGAGCAGACGGTAGAAATCAAAGAGAAGGCTCCGCGTAAGCAACATTCCGGCAAACTAAACCGCCGTACGTTTGAGAGCTTCATCCGGAATGAGAAGCCCTATTTGAACCCGGATTACAAGATAACTAATTTGGTGGAAGATATGGATATTAACCGCACCGCACTTTCGGCATTTATAAACCGGACATACGGCATGAACTTCAACCGGTATCTGAACCGCTTGCGGCTGAAAGAACTTGAAAAACTCCGTTCACAACCCGCCGGGAAGGGGAAAAGTATCAGTTCCTTGCTTGACAAGGTAGGATTTAAGGACTTCCGCAATTATTCGCGTGCTGCCGCTGCTGAAAAGAAAGCCGCCGAACAAAAGGGCGGAGCAGGCAAAAAGAAAGGAGATACGGAATGA